In a genomic window of Rhodobacter sp. 24-YEA-8:
- a CDS encoding rhodanese-like domain-containing protein, which produces MNLRADTGFYAVPVAQDGFAGVIAPGTAWDLVSRGEAVILDVRTVEERAYVGRVPGSLHVAWATGTAMNRNPHFVRQVAAQVPDKTARLLLICRSGKRSALAAEALTKAGWTRAFSVAEGFEGELDAAGQRGTADGWRFHGLPWHQD; this is translated from the coding sequence ATGAACCTTCGTGCCGATACCGGCTTTTACGCGGTTCCCGTGGCGCAGGATGGCTTTGCCGGGGTCATAGCGCCCGGCACCGCCTGGGATCTTGTCTCGCGCGGCGAGGCGGTGATCCTTGATGTGCGCACTGTGGAAGAGCGCGCCTATGTCGGGCGCGTTCCCGGCTCACTGCATGTCGCCTGGGCGACCGGAACCGCGATGAACCGCAACCCGCATTTCGTTCGCCAGGTGGCGGCGCAGGTGCCGGATAAAACGGCACGGCTCCTGCTGATCTGTCGCAGCGGCAAACGGTCGGCGCTGGCGGCCGAAGCATTGACCAAAGCCGGCTGGACCCGGGCCTTCAGCGTGGCCGAGGGTTTTGAGGGCGAGCTCGATGCTGCCGGCCAGCGCGGCACCGCCGACGGCTGGCGCTTTCACGGCCTGCCCTGGCACCAGGATTAA
- the epsC gene encoding serine O-acetyltransferase EpsC, with translation MPIPARGHDGFAEDISATVAGLAEARHDWRVSHLRLEEAGPRELPSPERVAAIVTDLRAVLFPMRLGPADLRQENENEFIATTLTRAAQDLTRETARELDWAHRYLGPGAAPAPDAAPVIVAAFIQSLAGIRRILDTDVVAAFRADPAARGVDEVLLCYPGLRALINHRLAHRLFTLGLPLIARLIAEMAHGETGIDIHPGARIGESFFIDHGTGTVIGATAIIGDRVQLFQGVTLGAKSFPTDIQGNVVKGLPRHPIIEDDVVIYSGATVLGRVTIGQGSVLGDNVWVTGDVPPRSMVSQARSQSQGQPENGHVKIA, from the coding sequence ATGCCCATCCCTGCCCGCGGCCATGACGGTTTCGCGGAAGATATTTCGGCGACCGTCGCCGGCCTCGCCGAAGCCCGCCATGACTGGCGTGTCTCACATCTGCGCCTTGAAGAGGCAGGGCCGCGCGAATTGCCCTCACCCGAGCGTGTCGCGGCGATTGTCACCGACCTGCGGGCGGTTCTGTTCCCGATGCGGCTTGGTCCTGCCGATCTGCGCCAGGAGAACGAGAATGAGTTCATTGCAACCACGCTGACCCGCGCCGCACAGGACCTGACCCGCGAAACCGCGCGCGAACTTGACTGGGCGCACCGATATCTTGGCCCCGGGGCAGCGCCTGCGCCCGATGCTGCCCCGGTCATTGTCGCCGCATTCATCCAGAGCCTGGCCGGGATCCGCCGGATCCTCGACACCGATGTCGTCGCCGCCTTCCGCGCCGATCCGGCCGCACGTGGCGTCGATGAGGTGCTTTTGTGCTATCCGGGTCTGCGCGCTCTGATCAACCATCGGCTCGCGCATCGGCTGTTTACCCTTGGCCTGCCGCTGATTGCGCGGCTGATCGCCGAGATGGCCCATGGCGAGACCGGCATCGACATTCATCCCGGCGCCCGTATCGGTGAGAGCTTTTTCATCGACCATGGCACCGGCACCGTGATCGGCGCCACCGCCATTATCGGCGACCGGGTGCAGCTGTTTCAGGGCGTGACGCTGGGCGCCAAAAGCTTCCCGACCGACATCCAGGGCAATGTGGTCAAGGGCCTGCCCCGCCATCCGATCATCGAAGATGATGTGGTGATCTATTCCGGCGCCACGGTGCTGGGCCGCGTGACCATTGGTCAGGGATCAGTCCTTGGCGACAATGTCTGGGTCACCGGCGATGTCCCCCCCAGAAGCATGGTGTCGCAGGCCAGATCGCAATCGCAGGGACAGCCAGAGAATGGACATGTCAAAATTGCCTGA
- a CDS encoding family 2A encapsulin nanocompartment shell protein: MADLSPQSALGDNAARQLANATKTVPILATISPRWLVHLLQWLPVEAGIYRLNTVKNPQDVHVACTAREDESELPQTFVDYDETPREYFLNGVSTIVDVHTRISDLYSSPFDQVKEQLRLAIETIKETQEGQLINNPDYGLLANVHPDQINYPLTGAPTPDDLDLLIAKVWKEPAFFLTHPDAIAAFGRECTRRGVPPPTVSLFGSQFLTWRGIPIIPSDKVPVVDGKTKILLIRVGDKRQGVVGLYQPGLAGEQAPGLSVRFMGINRSAIASYLISLYCSLVVQSPDALAVLDDVEIGKFHDYPDTYK; this comes from the coding sequence ATGGCCGATCTCTCCCCGCAATCCGCGCTTGGCGACAATGCCGCCCGCCAGCTTGCCAATGCCACTAAAACCGTTCCTATCCTTGCGACGATCAGCCCGCGCTGGCTTGTCCACCTCTTGCAATGGCTGCCGGTCGAGGCCGGGATCTACCGGCTGAACACGGTGAAAAACCCGCAGGATGTGCATGTCGCCTGTACCGCGCGCGAAGATGAATCTGAACTCCCGCAGACCTTTGTCGATTACGATGAGACCCCGCGCGAATATTTCCTGAACGGCGTTTCAACCATCGTCGATGTTCACACCCGTATCTCGGATCTCTATTCCAGTCCGTTCGACCAGGTCAAAGAGCAGCTGCGTCTCGCCATCGAGACCATCAAGGAAACCCAGGAAGGCCAGCTGATCAACAACCCGGATTACGGGTTGCTGGCCAATGTCCATCCCGATCAGATCAACTACCCGCTGACCGGCGCGCCGACACCGGATGATCTGGACCTGCTGATCGCGAAAGTCTGGAAAGAGCCCGCGTTTTTCCTGACCCATCCCGATGCCATCGCCGCCTTTGGCCGCGAATGCACCCGGCGCGGTGTACCGCCGCCCACGGTCTCGCTGTTCGGCTCGCAATTCCTGACCTGGCGCGGCATTCCGATCATCCCGTCCGACAAGGTGCCGGTGGTCGATGGCAAGACCAAGATCCTGCTGATCCGGGTTGGCGACAAGCGCCAGGGCGTGGTCGGCCTTTACCAGCCGGGGCTGGCTGGCGAGCAGGCGCCGGGCTTGTCCGTGCGCTTCATGGGGATCAACCGCTCGGCGATCGCGTCATACCTGATCAGCCTTTACTGCAGCCTCGTCGTGCAATCGCCGGATGCCCTGGCCGTGCTGGATGATGTGGAGATCGGCAAGTTCCATGACTATCCCGACACCTATAAGTAA
- a CDS encoding family 2A encapsulin nanocompartment cargo protein cysteine desulfurase → MTIPTPISNPLPAPDAVPQGLPDVAALTSLASQFFAALPGAAGNSAGHLPSNPVPANPQPAGFSPGPLANGPALPGTFAPGANAAPANPQDGAAVLASTPSLAPKAAATNGLPDHAAIVPPALNGRFGGHSLGVPQVSPRTAPTTDSASPFYFLADATPYAPQSKAQDVPREDLVSARSFGLPGADDLRALLADNRAPARATPASQPQRGAFDVHAVRRDFPILQERVNGRQLVWFDNAATTQKPRQVIERVSYFYEHENSNIHRAAHELAARATDAYENARESVRRFINAPSVNEVIFTRGTTEAINLIAKSWGARNIGEGDEIIVSNLEHHANIVPWQQLAWAVGAKIRVIPVDDDGQVILSEYQRLLGPKVKLVAVTQVSNALGTVVPVKEIVDLAHRNGSKALVDGAQSISHMRVDVQDIGADFFVFSGHKIFGPTGIGAVWARAEILDDMPPWQGGGNMIEDVTFERTRFQPAPNKFEAGTGNIADAVGLGAALEYVEGWGIENIGRYEHELLDYATQLLRPIKGVRLVGTARDKASVLSFTLEGYTTHEVGVALNEEGISVRTGHHCAQPILRRFGLETTVRPSLAFYNTRDEVDRFIAVVQRLSKAPH, encoded by the coding sequence ATGACTATCCCGACACCTATAAGTAACCCGCTTCCCGCGCCGGATGCGGTGCCCCAGGGGCTGCCCGATGTGGCGGCCCTGACGAGCCTCGCCTCGCAATTCTTCGCAGCGCTTCCGGGCGCTGCGGGGAACAGCGCTGGTCACCTGCCGTCAAACCCGGTGCCGGCCAATCCGCAGCCCGCGGGCTTTTCGCCCGGGCCACTGGCGAATGGCCCCGCCTTGCCCGGGACCTTTGCGCCCGGGGCAAATGCCGCGCCAGCCAACCCGCAGGACGGGGCGGCGGTGCTGGCCTCGACACCCTCGCTGGCGCCCAAAGCGGCGGCGACAAACGGCCTGCCCGATCACGCCGCCATCGTGCCGCCTGCATTGAACGGCCGGTTCGGCGGCCATTCGCTGGGCGTGCCGCAGGTTTCTCCGCGTACAGCACCCACAACAGATAGCGCATCGCCCTTCTATTTCCTCGCAGATGCCACGCCTTACGCGCCGCAGTCCAAAGCGCAGGACGTCCCGCGCGAGGATCTGGTTTCTGCCCGGAGCTTTGGCCTCCCCGGCGCGGATGATCTGCGCGCACTGCTGGCAGACAACCGGGCGCCCGCGCGCGCGACCCCGGCAAGCCAGCCGCAGCGTGGGGCCTTTGATGTCCATGCCGTGCGCCGCGATTTCCCGATCCTGCAGGAGCGGGTGAACGGGCGGCAACTCGTCTGGTTCGACAATGCCGCGACCACGCAGAAACCGCGCCAGGTGATCGAACGGGTCTCGTATTTCTACGAGCACGAGAATTCGAACATCCACCGCGCCGCGCATGAGCTCGCCGCCCGCGCCACCGATGCCTATGAAAATGCCCGGGAATCCGTGCGGCGGTTTATCAATGCTCCTTCCGTCAATGAGGTGATCTTTACCCGGGGCACCACCGAGGCGATCAACCTGATCGCCAAGTCCTGGGGCGCGCGAAATATCGGCGAGGGCGATGAGATCATCGTCTCTAACCTTGAACATCACGCCAATATCGTGCCCTGGCAGCAGCTCGCCTGGGCGGTCGGCGCGAAGATCAGGGTGATCCCGGTGGACGATGACGGCCAGGTGATCCTGTCCGAGTATCAGCGTCTCCTGGGGCCGAAGGTGAAGCTTGTCGCGGTCACACAGGTCTCGAACGCGCTAGGCACCGTGGTGCCGGTGAAAGAGATCGTCGATCTGGCGCATCGCAACGGATCAAAAGCGCTGGTCGATGGCGCGCAGTCGATCAGCCATATGCGGGTTGATGTCCAGGATATCGGGGCGGATTTCTTTGTCTTTTCGGGGCATAAGATTTTCGGCCCGACCGGCATCGGCGCGGTCTGGGCCAGGGCCGAGATCCTTGACGACATGCCGCCCTGGCAGGGCGGCGGCAATATGATTGAGGATGTCACCTTCGAGCGCACCCGCTTTCAGCCCGCCCCGAACAAGTTCGAGGCCGGGACCGGCAATATCGCCGATGCGGTCGGCCTTGGTGCCGCGCTGGAATATGTCGAGGGCTGGGGGATCGAGAATATCGGCCGCTATGAGCATGAGCTGCTCGATTACGCCACCCAACTGCTGCGGCCCATCAAAGGTGTGCGGCTGGTCGGCACGGCGCGCGACAAGGCCTCGGTTCTGTCCTTCACGCTGGAAGGTTATACCACGCATGAGGTCGGCGTGGCGTTGAATGAGGAAGGTATCTCGGTGCGCACCGGCCATCACTGCGCTCAGCCGATCCTGCGGCGCTTTGGGCTGGAGACAACGGTGCGCCCCTCATTGGCCTTCTACAATACGCGCGATGAGGTCGACCGCTTCATCGCTGTGGTGCAGCGCCTGTCGAAAGCGCCGCATTGA
- a CDS encoding cysteine hydrolase family protein, with translation MRDMLHMVIDMQRLFDEETVWHTPMLREVLPNVLRLCEGFRGQNAFARFVVPETAEAATGTWARYYQRWDMLTGERIDRALLDLVAELQPFAAKSLVIDKLIYSPFKVAGVTERLLAAGVRHIVFSGVETDVCVLAAVMDAMDLGFDVTIAIDAVGSSAREAHEAALRLIYPRCEDQIRLATTEQILSNR, from the coding sequence ATGCGCGATATGCTTCATATGGTCATCGACATGCAGCGGCTGTTTGATGAGGAAACCGTCTGGCACACGCCGATGCTGCGCGAGGTGCTGCCGAATGTGTTGCGGCTCTGCGAGGGGTTTCGCGGCCAGAACGCCTTTGCGCGCTTCGTGGTGCCCGAGACGGCCGAGGCGGCAACCGGCACCTGGGCGCGCTATTACCAACGCTGGGATATGCTGACCGGCGAAAGGATCGATCGCGCGCTGCTGGATCTGGTGGCGGAATTGCAGCCCTTTGCGGCGAAATCTCTGGTGATCGACAAGCTGATCTATTCGCCGTTCAAAGTGGCTGGCGTGACCGAGAGGCTCCTTGCCGCTGGGGTGCGGCATATCGTGTTTTCCGGGGTGGAAACGGATGTCTGTGTGCTGGCGGCAGTGATGGATGCGATGGATCTTGGCTTTGACGTGACCATCGCCATTGATGCCGTCGGCAGTTCCGCGCGCGAGGCGCATGAGGCGGCCCTGCGCCTGATCTACCCGCGTTGCGAAGATCAGATCCGGCTCGCGACCACTGAGCAGATCCTCAGCAACAGGTAA
- a CDS encoding ABC transporter ATP-binding protein, whose translation MSDVKLTGIAKSYGGSPVLTDITVDFPSGSFTSLLGPSGSGKTTLLRIIAGFITPEAGQVTIGGEDVTRIPVWARNIGMVFQSYALFPHMSVRDNVAFGLGQRGVKGAEAKRRIDEALEMVRLPGFAERLPKQLSGGQQQRVAMARAIVTGPRVLLLDEPLSALDRRLRQEMQVELLSLQREIGVTTIFVTHDQEEALTLSDQVAILDRGRIVQMGAPAAIYERPATRFAAEFLGDANFFTGRVEGGAITVAGHRITAPGLAEGRDVTLAVRPEKISLDAAYENQLRAKVLNAIYAGANLTYLMEGPGGQRLKVFAQNSDGVILPNGAEVTLSWPAAHTIPVEG comes from the coding sequence ATGTCCGACGTTAAGCTGACGGGCATCGCCAAATCCTATGGCGGCAGCCCCGTTCTGACCGATATCACAGTCGATTTCCCATCGGGGAGCTTCACCAGCCTTCTCGGCCCGTCCGGCTCGGGGAAGACGACGCTTCTGAGGATCATCGCGGGCTTTATCACGCCCGAGGCGGGTCAGGTGACCATCGGCGGCGAAGACGTCACCCGCATCCCGGTCTGGGCCCGCAATATCGGCATGGTGTTCCAGTCCTACGCGCTGTTCCCGCATATGAGTGTCAGGGACAACGTCGCCTTCGGCCTTGGCCAGCGCGGGGTCAAAGGTGCCGAGGCAAAGCGCCGCATTGATGAGGCGCTGGAGATGGTGCGGCTGCCGGGCTTTGCCGAGCGCCTGCCGAAACAGCTTTCCGGTGGTCAGCAGCAGCGCGTCGCGATGGCCCGGGCAATTGTGACCGGGCCGAGGGTTCTTTTGCTTGACGAGCCGCTTTCTGCGCTGGACCGGCGGCTCAGACAGGAGATGCAGGTCGAGCTTCTGAGCCTGCAACGCGAGATCGGCGTGACAACGATCTTTGTCACCCATGATCAGGAAGAGGCGCTGACGCTGTCGGATCAGGTGGCGATCCTCGACCGTGGACGCATCGTGCAGATGGGCGCGCCGGCCGCGATCTATGAACGGCCGGCCACCCGCTTTGCCGCCGAATTCCTTGGCGATGCCAATTTCTTCACCGGTCGTGTCGAGGGCGGCGCGATCACGGTCGCCGGACACCGCATCACCGCGCCGGGCCTGGCCGAGGGCCGCGACGTGACACTGGCGGTCAGGCCCGAAAAAATCAGCCTTGATGCCGCATATGAAAACCAGCTGCGCGCGAAAGTGCTGAACGCGATCTACGCCGGCGCGAACCTGACCTATCTGATGGAAGGGCCGGGCGGGCAGCGGCTGAAGGTCTTTGCGCAAAACAGCGACGGGGTGATCCTGCCCAATGGCGCGGAGGTCACGCTCAGCTGGCCCGCCGCGCATACAATCCCTGTGGAGGGCTGA
- a CDS encoding ABC transporter permease — protein MKAFGRLYLCLLIFFLYLPIGVMIAMGFNASPYYQLPFEFSTRWWHELWQNQELIEAGKNSVIVAVIVTLIATPVGTAAAVALHRREFPGRNFLRVMLLPPIAIPWLITGTAMLVMFYWSGIGRGFHAMLIGHVALAIPYVVLVVSTGLQTIRQDLEEAAMSLGATPLFAFFRVTLPLLTPSIIGAALFAFAVSLDQFVISYFLATPGYTTLPVKIYSAIRKGFTPDINIISTVLLLASMALVLIYFIFSKFGAKDVRR, from the coding sequence ATGAAAGCCTTTGGTCGCCTGTATCTCTGCCTTCTGATCTTTTTTCTCTACCTGCCCATTGGCGTGATGATCGCGATGGGCTTCAACGCCTCGCCCTATTACCAGCTGCCCTTCGAGTTCTCGACCCGCTGGTGGCATGAGCTTTGGCAGAACCAGGAGCTGATCGAGGCCGGCAAGAATTCGGTTATCGTCGCCGTGATCGTAACGCTGATCGCCACCCCGGTCGGCACTGCCGCCGCCGTGGCGCTGCATCGGCGTGAATTTCCGGGGCGGAATTTTCTGCGCGTCATGCTGCTTCCGCCCATCGCGATCCCCTGGCTGATCACCGGCACCGCGATGCTGGTGATGTTTTACTGGAGCGGCATCGGTCGCGGCTTCCATGCCATGCTGATCGGCCATGTCGCACTGGCCATTCCTTACGTGGTGCTCGTGGTCTCCACCGGCCTGCAAACCATTCGCCAGGATCTCGAAGAGGCCGCGATGAGCCTTGGGGCGACGCCGCTTTTCGCCTTTTTCCGGGTGACCCTGCCGTTGTTGACCCCCTCGATCATCGGCGCTGCGCTGTTTGCCTTCGCGGTCTCGCTTGATCAGTTCGTGATCTCGTATTTCCTGGCCACGCCCGGCTATACGACGCTGCCCGTGAAAATCTATTCCGCGATCCGCAAAGGCTTCACCCCCGATATCAACATCATCTCGACGGTGCTGTTGCTCGCATCAATGGCGCTGGTGCTGATCTATTTCATCTTCTCGAAGTTCGGAGCGAAAGATGTCCGACGTTAA
- a CDS encoding ABC transporter permease: MGGRRLPPWVATTALLLPAYGWLLIAIFLPLGAMFLFSFMTATPIGNKEIGYTLDQYKIFFTQPYMWQVASWTFQIAFATTLICAVTGFLAALALARSGLGRSQWIFLILILLPFWTNGLVRIFSWTMVIREGGFLDAVVQFILPEAASVGFLYSRPAIVLGLVHGYLPYMVLTCYIAISTIDDAIVEAAESLGARWWTILGRILIPMAAPGLIAGSVLIFVPVVGAFMEPRILGGPQGVTLGTVIEDSFTQGFNWPQGAALSFMLLAVVLAIFATFSGVLSRNAEL, from the coding sequence ATGGGCGGGAGGCGCCTGCCGCCCTGGGTTGCGACCACGGCGCTTTTGTTGCCGGCCTATGGCTGGCTGTTGATTGCGATATTCCTGCCCTTGGGCGCGATGTTCCTGTTTTCCTTCATGACAGCCACACCCATTGGCAATAAGGAAATCGGCTACACGCTTGATCAGTATAAAATATTCTTCACCCAGCCCTATATGTGGCAGGTGGCCTCCTGGACCTTCCAGATCGCTTTCGCGACCACGCTGATCTGTGCCGTGACCGGATTTCTGGCCGCGCTGGCGCTGGCGCGGTCGGGCCTTGGGCGGTCGCAATGGATCTTCCTGATCCTGATCCTTCTGCCGTTCTGGACCAATGGGCTGGTGCGGATCTTCTCCTGGACCATGGTGATCCGGGAGGGCGGGTTCCTTGATGCCGTGGTGCAGTTCATCCTGCCCGAGGCCGCATCGGTCGGCTTTCTCTATTCCCGCCCGGCAATCGTGCTGGGCCTGGTGCATGGCTATCTGCCCTATATGGTCCTGACCTGCTATATCGCGATCTCGACCATTGACGATGCGATTGTCGAGGCGGCAGAAAGCCTTGGCGCCCGCTGGTGGACGATCCTTGGACGCATCCTGATCCCGATGGCTGCACCCGGGCTGATCGCCGGATCGGTGCTGATCTTCGTGCCGGTCGTCGGCGCGTTTATGGAGCCGCGGATCCTTGGCGGGCCGCAGGGAGTGACGCTTGGCACCGTGATCGAGGACAGTTTTACCCAAGGCTTCAACTGGCCGCAGGGGGCCGCGCTTTCCTTCATGCTGCTTGCGGTGGTGCTGGCGATCTTCGCGACCTTCTCCGGCGTGCTGAGCCGCAATGCGGAGTTGTGA
- a CDS encoding PotD/PotF family extracellular solute-binding protein has translation MKLSRRAMVQLMGGTVLATTLMGPRRALAATKITVLNWQGYGTDEKWALEAFKAATGIEVVHDYFNSEAEMITKLATNPGAYDVVLINSARIAQAAGQGLIQPVDFAKIPNAAGLAPKLKDHDNMQYEGETFGCAWVWGMNGLGVRDGKTDPDSYAALADPAWAGKVALFDDAVTAVGLGALATGQDMNDPKDLEAVKGFLQSVRPNLHNLWTSEDQWNKAFAANEFDLSVAWSGGVVRSFRNGGLPVHFVVPKEGAIGWLDGLAVPSTAPDVDAAHAFINYMIDPDFYFRWATEVGAPASANVDAMAKLPEDDLMKQVHKAEYIDTMSIMSALPDARRDGFNALWQEMKAYYAAK, from the coding sequence ATGAAACTCAGCAGACGCGCAATGGTGCAACTGATGGGCGGCACGGTGCTGGCAACGACGCTGATGGGGCCGCGCCGCGCGCTGGCGGCGACGAAGATCACCGTGTTGAACTGGCAGGGCTACGGCACCGACGAGAAATGGGCGCTTGAGGCCTTTAAGGCCGCGACCGGTATCGAGGTCGTGCACGACTATTTCAATTCCGAAGCCGAGATGATCACCAAACTGGCGACCAATCCCGGCGCCTATGATGTGGTGCTGATCAACTCGGCCCGGATCGCGCAGGCAGCGGGGCAGGGGCTGATCCAGCCGGTCGATTTCGCAAAGATCCCGAATGCGGCGGGCCTCGCGCCGAAGCTCAAAGACCATGACAATATGCAATATGAGGGCGAGACCTTCGGCTGCGCCTGGGTCTGGGGGATGAACGGGCTGGGCGTCAGGGATGGCAAGACCGATCCCGACAGCTACGCCGCGCTCGCAGACCCGGCCTGGGCGGGCAAGGTCGCGCTGTTCGACGATGCGGTGACCGCTGTGGGCCTTGGCGCGCTGGCCACCGGTCAGGACATGAATGACCCGAAAGACCTGGAGGCGGTGAAGGGCTTCCTGCAATCGGTGCGTCCGAACCTGCACAATCTCTGGACCTCGGAAGACCAGTGGAACAAGGCTTTCGCAGCGAATGAGTTCGATCTGTCGGTCGCCTGGTCGGGCGGCGTGGTGCGCTCGTTCCGCAATGGCGGTCTGCCGGTGCATTTCGTGGTGCCGAAAGAGGGTGCGATCGGCTGGCTCGACGGACTCGCCGTGCCCTCGACCGCTCCGGATGTCGATGCAGCCCATGCGTTCATCAATTACATGATCGACCCGGATTTCTATTTCCGCTGGGCGACCGAGGTGGGCGCGCCGGCTTCGGCCAATGTCGATGCGATGGCAAAGCTGCCCGAGGATGACCTGATGAAACAGGTCCACAAAGCGGAATATATCGACACGATGTCGATCATGTCTGCCCTGCCGGATGCGCGGCGCGATGGGTTCAACGCGCTCTGGCAGGAAATGAAAGCCTATTACGCCGCGAAATGA
- a CDS encoding trehalase family glycosidase has product MSMTTTLPLSRLWFTWGERPAEMIFQPLGLRVTPVLYSTRARKTSLIEPRADVVRLGAHRADGGFAGLETDFAGTRIGFQAGAVDPFAIRGAWEARETGEWGARFWVVLAIAADGAEARFDKAAEAVLIRMGHRWAAIVSRDPAIVVSGHPDLGALRDDLEENGYFSLESRAEAAPLLALRFNLDMMRDGAWAAAVADNELLAVAGAKAALAAPAPVPGSLHEGAAAGALEAIRDITGWNTVWDTENHRPYTKVTRIWNLGRYAVWYNDQCYAALLAGVLDPDLARQNMAVAHGGATPQGNIACIVTSNDAWVDRSQPPLGALVAWSLFLRLGERSLLSAQYEILLRNHRWWRRERDPDSSGLISCGSSDVGAALYQGTHFGARNETGMDNSATHDEAVWQAESRSLSTWDLGLNCVVALDAEMLSLIAAELGDTATATEMREMAGKHRRLIREQLWDESRQIFANRQRGGAFVKSLSPTSFYPLLCGAADAGQQAALMRHMEDAETFRSPWPLPNATRDDPAYQDNVYWRGRIWPNVNYLVWLGLHRAGETTRAARLAAESLALFRRNWDEARIAGENYNPETGEVLDQGDADGFYIWAGLLPLMAVEEICGFSPWTGWSLQNGPDCRMGPLESPLGSVVVSRAGGVLTLSDPTGQARLVSDIAGPLRHIRFGEGCFSCEIPACVAGSLSLPQVRMSDVLAIELDGAPQLQDPGDGPLQLRLSTARPARLSIWFRNIRHGA; this is encoded by the coding sequence ATGTCGATGACCACGACCCTGCCGCTTTCGCGGCTCTGGTTCACCTGGGGCGAGCGGCCCGCCGAGATGATCTTTCAGCCGCTGGGGCTCAGGGTGACGCCGGTCCTTTATTCGACAAGGGCGCGCAAGACCTCGCTGATCGAGCCACGGGCGGATGTGGTGCGGCTGGGGGCGCATCGGGCGGATGGCGGCTTCGCGGGGCTCGAGACAGATTTCGCCGGCACAAGGATCGGGTTTCAGGCGGGAGCCGTTGATCCTTTTGCGATCCGTGGTGCCTGGGAGGCGCGCGAGACCGGCGAATGGGGGGCGAGGTTCTGGGTGGTGCTGGCGATAGCCGCCGATGGGGCGGAAGCGCGGTTCGACAAGGCGGCGGAGGCGGTGCTGATCCGCATGGGCCATCGCTGGGCCGCGATTGTCAGCCGCGATCCGGCGATCGTCGTATCCGGCCACCCGGATCTGGGCGCTTTGCGTGACGATCTGGAAGAAAACGGCTATTTCAGCCTGGAGAGCCGGGCGGAGGCCGCCCCTTTGCTGGCATTGCGTTTCAATCTCGACATGATGCGAGACGGCGCCTGGGCGGCTGCGGTGGCTGACAACGAACTTCTGGCTGTGGCAGGGGCAAAAGCGGCACTGGCCGCACCCGCGCCTGTGCCCGGATCACTGCATGAGGGGGCTGCCGCCGGTGCGCTGGAGGCCATTCGCGACATCACCGGCTGGAACACGGTCTGGGACACGGAAAACCATCGCCCCTATACCAAAGTGACGCGGATCTGGAATCTCGGGCGCTATGCGGTCTGGTATAATGACCAATGCTATGCCGCGCTGCTGGCGGGTGTGCTGGACCCGGATCTTGCGCGGCAGAATATGGCAGTGGCGCATGGAGGCGCTACGCCGCAGGGGAATATCGCCTGTATCGTGACGTCGAACGACGCCTGGGTGGATCGCAGCCAGCCGCCGCTTGGCGCGCTGGTGGCCTGGTCCCTGTTCCTGCGCCTGGGCGAACGTTCGCTTCTGTCGGCGCAGTATGAGATTTTGCTGAGAAACCATCGCTGGTGGCGGCGGGAACGCGACCCGGATTCGAGCGGCCTGATCTCTTGCGGATCGTCGGATGTCGGCGCGGCGCTCTATCAGGGCACCCATTTCGGCGCCCGGAATGAGACGGGCATGGATAACAGCGCCACCCATGATGAGGCCGTCTGGCAGGCGGAGAGCCGCAGCCTATCGACCTGGGATCTGGGGCTGAATTGCGTGGTTGCGCTGGATGCCGAGATGCTTTCGCTGATCGCGGCAGAGCTGGGCGATACCGCCACCGCGACCGAGATGCGCGAAATGGCCGGGAAGCATCGCCGGCTGATCCGCGAACAGCTCTGGGACGAAAGCCGCCAGATCTTTGCCAACCGCCAGCGCGGCGGGGCATTTGTGAAATCGCTGTCTCCAACCAGCTTTTACCCGCTTTTATGCGGCGCGGCGGATGCCGGCCAGCAAGCGGCACTGATGCGGCATATGGAGGATGCGGAGACCTTCCGCAGCCCCTGGCCCCTGCCCAATGCCACCCGCGACGATCCGGCCTATCAGGACAATGTCTATTGGCGCGGACGGATCTGGCCCAATGTGAATTACCTTGTCTGGCTGGGCCTGCACCGCGCCGGCGAGACCACGCGCGCCGCGCGTCTCGCAGCGGAAAGCCTGGCACTTTTCCGCAGGAACTGGGACGAGGCGCGGATCGCGGGCGAGAATTACAACCCCGAAACCGGCGAAGTGCTCGATCAGGGCGATGCCGATGGATTTTACATCTGGGCGGGGCTGCTGCCACTGATGGCGGTCGAAGAGATCTGCGGATTCTCACCCTGGACCGGGTGGAGCCTGCAAAACGGGCCCGATTGCCGTATGGGCCCGCTGGAAAGCCCGCTCGGGTCGGTGGTGGTGAGCCGGGCAGGGGGGGTGCTGACACTGTCAGACCCGACGGGCCAGGCGCGGCTGGTCAGCGATATCGCGGGTCCGCTCAGGCATATCCGTTTTGGCGAGGGCTGTTTCAGCTGTGAAATCCCCGCCTGCGTGGCGGGCAGTCTGAGCCTGCCGCAGGTCCGGATGTCAGATGTGCTGGCGATTGAGCTGGATGGCGCGCCACAGCTGCAGGATCCCGGCGATGGCCCCCTGCAGCTGCGGTTGTCGACGGCCAGACCGGCCCGGCTTTCGATCTGGTTTCGCAACATCCGGCATGGTGCTTGA